From the genome of Bacillota bacterium:
CGAGCCTGGTGCGAGAGGGGGCTTATCGACGCCATTCAGCCTGCCGGACACAAGGGGGTCTGGCGGATCCCGGCTTCCCAGTTTGCGGTAAGTCCCGAGCAATTGCGTGACATCGTCGAGAAGATCCGGGCCATCAATCGCCGTCTCGGGTACGGCGAAACGGACGACCACGAGCGCTGACAGCACCATTGGATGGCAGACGGTAAATCCGGTCGACCG
Proteins encoded in this window:
- a CDS encoding helix-turn-helix domain-containing protein encodes the protein MEGMTRTPAGRARRPGGSGERYLTPRDVAEMLDVTEQAVRAWCERGLIDAIQPAGHKGVWRIPASQFAVSPEQLRDIVEKIRAINRRLGYGETDDHER